TCACCGCTGCCGATCAGGTGACCGAAGCCCTTCACGCCTTGCCGAAATCGCTTAACTCGTTGATTAACAAGAAGTTTTGCGTTCCGTTTGCTGCGGAAGTGGGGCGCATTATAAGGGAATCTGAGAGGCCGTCAACCTTTTATTTCATAAAATCTTAATCGAAATGAAGGGCTTAGCCCGCGCATTGCTCAAGAGCAGTTGCACCTGCCACTGGGATTTGCGCACTATATTGCGCAGCTCGCCCCTTCTACTTATTTAGGACTGCCCCACCCAAATGAACACCCAGCCCCGCAGCCTGGCCGCCACGCTGTTCCCTATCGGCCTGCTGTTGATTGCCATGGCTTCCATCCAGTCTGGAGCGTCACTGGCCAAGAGCATGTTTCCAGTTGTCGGCGCTCAGGGCACCACAACGCTGCGCCTGATCTTCGCCAGCATCATCATGCTTGCATTGCTACGCCCGTGGCGCGCCAGGTTCAATGCCAGCACCCTGCGCAGCGTCATCATCTATGGGCTGGCCCTGGGCGGCATGAATTTCCTTTTCTATATGTCGTTGCGCACCGTTCCGCTGGGCATCGCCGTGGCGCTGGAGTTTACCGGCCCGCTGGCGGTAGCGATCTTCGCTTCGCGCCGCGCCCTGGACTTTCTCTGGATCGCGCTCGCCATCGTCGGCCTGCTACTGCTCATCCCGACAGGGCAGACGGGGGCCTCCCTCGACCTGACCGGCGCGGCCTACGCCTTGGGTGCCGGCGTCTGCTGGGCGCTCTACATTTTATATGGCCAGCGAGCAGGCGCGGAAAACGGTATCCAGACCGCGGCATTGGGCGTATTGATCGCGGCGCTGTTCGTGGCTCCCATCGGTATCGCCCACGCCGGTAGTGCCTTGCTCACTCCAGCACTGATTCCGGTCGCACTTGCCGTGGCGATCCTGTCTACCGCCCTCCCCTACAGCCTGGAAATGGTCGCACTGACACGAATGCCCGCGCGAACCTTCGGCACACTGATGAGTATCGAACCCGCATTCGGTGCACTGTCGGGGCTTCTATTCCTTGGAGAGGTTCTCAGCTTGACCCAATGGTTGGCGATCCTGGCAATCATTACCGCCTCGGTCGGGGCCACACTGTCGATGCGCAAGGAAAGCAGCCCTCCCGTAGCGGCTGACTGATTTGAGAAATATTTTCATTTGAGCAGCTTCAGCCTTGTACCCGCCTATAAGGCTGTTTAAGCTGTCACAGCATCATCACCTTCAGACGATCTACTGAGCCGGGCACGGAAGCAGGGGAGTTTCAGGCAGAACGCAGTCATCACTACAAGGGCGGACAATGCTCACCGCCCAGATAAGGACAGGAATGAAACGTATTTTTCTCATCCTGGCCATCTTGGCCATTGCTGGGTGTGCCGCTACAGCCAAGACCGAGGTGAAGCGAGGGAAGAAGGGCTTGCACATCAACTGCTCCGGGCTTTCATCGTCCTGGGACAAGTGCTACGCCAATGCGCAAGCGTCATGCGGCAGCAAAGGCTACAAGGTAATCGCGCGCTCCAGCGACAGCGACGAAGAGCCGGGCGACTACGTGTTCGGAATCAACCCAGCCGGCTATACCAGCCGCAGCATGATCGTCATCTGCAAATAAAGGAAAGGGCAGCCTCAGGCTGCCCTTTCTCGTTCCAGTCGATCAGACCGGCTGCGTTCGCAGTCTCAACCAGGCCAGTGCGTCGCCTTGCAACAGGGGCGCTAATCGCTCATACACGGTCTGGTGATAACGGTTGAGCCATTGGCGCTCCGAAACATCGAGCAACTCGGGCAGCAAGCATCGGGTGTCGATCGGGCAAAGCGTCAGGGTTTCAAAGGCCAGGAAGTCGCCAAAAGCGCTGTTGCCCACCTCCCGATTAACCACCAGATTCTCGATACGCACGCCCCAGGCTCTAGGTCTGTAGGTGCCCGGCTCGATCGAACTGATCATCCCGGCCTGCATGGCTGTCTGCGGCGTAGTTGCCGCCTGATAGGCAATGACCTGCGGCCCCTCGTGCACATTCATGAAGTAGCCTACGCCATGCCCAGTGCCATGGCCGTAGTCGACTTGATCGGCCCAGATAGGCGCCCGGGCGATGGCATCGAGCAGCGGCGAAAGAATGCCCCGCGGGAAAGTCGCCCGCGACAACGCGATCACTCCCTTGAGCACCCGCGTGCAGTCCTTCTTCTGCTCCAGGCTGGGTGTACCAATCGGCACCATCCGGGTAATGTCGGTAGTTCCGCCCAGGTACTGGCCGCCCGAATCGATCAGCAGCAGGCCGTTACCCTCGATCACCGCATGCGACTGTTCGGTGGCGCGGTAATGGGGCATCGCGCCATTGGCATTGAAGGCCGCGATGGTCGAGAAGCTCAGCGAGACGAAGTCAGGGCGCCGCGCACGTGCCGCGCTCAGTTGTTCATCGACCGTCAGTTCGGTGATGGTCTCGCGCCCAAGATTGGCCTCGAACCAGGCGAAGAACTCGCACAAGGCTGCACCGTCCTGCTCCATCACCTGACGAATATGAACCAGGTCCGCCTCGCCCTTGCGCGACTTGCTCAGCGTAGTCGGATTGATGCCCTCGACCAACGCGACCCGCTCGTCGAGCTTGTCCAGCAGGCCCTGGGTGACACGCGCCGGATCGACCAGCAGGCGGGTGCCGCCAACGAGGCTCGCAAGTGCCTGGCCAACTTCCGCGTAGTCACGCACCTGGATACCGTCGGCCGCCAGTACTTGACGCAGGTGAGTATTGATCTTGTCCTGACCGACAAAGAGCGTGGCTTGATCACGACCGATCAAGGCGAAGGAAACGAACACCGGGTTGTACGAAACATCACTACCGCGCAGGTTGAACAGCCAGGCGATGTCGTCCAGAGTTGCGATGAAATGCCAGTCGGCGCCCTTGCTATCCAGGGCCTGACGCAACTCACCGAGTTTCTGCGCACGACTGACAGTCGCATGGGGGGGCAGGTGCTGATAGACGGGGTTGCCAGGCAAGGCCGGACGATCGCCCCAGACCTCACCCAGCAGGTCTCGGTCAGTCAGCAGTCTTACATTGCGAGCGCTCAGGCGCTCTCCCAATTGACGGGCAAAGGCCAGCGCCATGACCGCACCATCAACCGCCACGGCACCGCCGCTGGCAACCTGCTCACCCAGCCAATCCAATGCCCCCGGCTGACCTGGCAGTAGCTTCATCAGCTCGATGCCACTGCCCGCCAATTCCTTCTCTGCCTGCTCCCAATAGCGGCTGTCGACCCACAGCCCGGCGAATTCCGCGGCCACTACCAGCGTGCCGACCGAGCCCTGGAAGCCAGACAGCCATTGGCGCCCTTGCCAATGGCCGGGCAAGTACTCGGAAAGGTGCGGATCGGCAGAGGGCACCAACAGGGCATCGACACCCTCCCTGGCCATGACATCGCGCACACGCGCCAGGCGTGCCGGTATGGATTCCTTAAGGGGGTTCAGACTGCTCATGCGCTCTCCTGCGATCACATCTTGGACGGTTCCAGGTCGGGATAATGGAACAGGCTGCGAACGCCCGCAATCGGATCGCCCACAAAGAGCCTGCGATAGATTGGAGCGCCTCGGCCGCCAGTCCAACGGGCTGAACTTTCGAGCTGTCTGGAATTTCACAGTTCGTACAGCCCCAGCGGATGAGATCGCACATGGCCCACCCCCACGAGTCGAAAATCGCCGTCGTACTTCTCGACACCCGCGAACGCACCCCGGACCATGAATATGCCACTCGCCAGAAGCTCGCCGAGATCCTGGCGCAATTGCTTGGAATACCCGTCTTCAACCCTGGACAACCGGCCGGCCAGGCCAACCACTATTATTACCTGCCCACGGAAACCTTGATCGGCCAGCAGCAGGGCATCCGCAGTGAACAGGACCTGTTCGGCGGCCTGGTAAGCCATCCCTACATGGCGACCAAAGCCATTTCCCACCCACTACCCGCCAATGCAGTCTTTCCGCCGGGCTGGACTGACGCCTTCGCGCAACAGGCCAGCGGTGCCCTGTTGCGCGGCTACACGGTCTTTTCCAAGGACGACGCTCGACGAGCAGCCGACTTGCTATTGCGCAGCGGCCCCGTTCGGGTCAAACCCGTATTGGCCCGTGCCGGTCGCGGCCAGCAGGTAATCGATACCCTTGACGCACTTGCCCCCTTGCTCGCGACCTTGGACGACAAGGCACTTGGCCTTTGGGGGCTGGTGCTGGAGGAAGACCTGCATGAAGTAGAAACCTTCAGTGTTGGCCAAGTGCGTGTCGCTGGCCTCACCTGCAGCTACTACGGTACCCAGCAACTCACCCAGGATCATCAGGGCCAACAAGTCTACGGTGGCTCAGATCTGATGGTAGTACGCGGCGACTATCAGGCGCTGCTGCAGCGCCCGCTGGAAGATTATCTGCGCCTGGCTATCAATCAGGCCATGACCTACGAGCAAGCGGCGGAGCGACACTTCCCAGGTTTCATCGCCTCACGCCGCAACTACGACATCGCCCGTGGCCTCGACGCACGTGGCCACCTGCGCAGCGGCGTCCTGGAGCAATCGTGGCGCCAGGGTGGCGCCAGCAGCGCAGAGCTCCTTGCCGTGCGCGCCTTCGCCGACGATCCGACGCTGCAGCAGGTACGCGCATCCACCCACGAGGTGTTCGGCACGCCTGAACTTCCGGCCGACGCCACACTTTTCTATGAGGGGGACGACAGTGAACTCGGACAATTCTGCAAATTTGCACGGATTCGCGAGCATGGCCATTCAGAGTGAACAGGTCGAGCTACAGGTCGAGGGCGAAAGTATCGCCGGTACTTTGGTCAGTCCTGGCAGCAAGATGCCCGGCATTCTCTTCGTCCACGGCTGGGGCGGCAGCCAGCAGCGAGACCTGGCCCGCGCCCGACAGATTACCGGGCTGGGCTGCGTGTGCATGACCTTCGACTTGCGCGGACACGAAAAGACCGAAAGCCAGCGATTGACGGTGACCCGTGAGCAGAACCTCACCGACCTGCTGGCCGCCTACGATCGACTGGCCTCGCACCCTGCCGTCGATCCCGGCGCCATTGCGCTGATCGGCAGCAGCTATGGCGGTTATCTGGCCACCCTGCTGACCGCACATAGACCCGTGAAATGGCTGGCGATGCGGGTACCTGCATTGTACTGGGACGATGAATGGGACACTCCAAAGCAAGCACTCGACCGCCAGCGCCTGAATCACTATCGCCAACGCATTCTGGGGCCGGCCGACAATCGTGCCTTGGCCGCCTGCGCCGAGTTCGCTGGCGATGTCCTGCTGGTGGAGTCCGAGCACGATGACTATGTGCCGCACAACACCCTGATGAGCTATCGCTCCGCGTTCGTCGGCGCCCATTCACTGACCCATCGCATCGTCGACGGGGCCGACCATGCACTGTCCAGCGAGGAAAGCCAGAAAGCCTACAGTTCGATCCTGGGTACATGGATTGGAGAAATGGTCATCGGCGCACGGCTAGACCGCTACCCGCACTACGCTCCCTGGTACGCCTGAGGCTCACCGACCTCGCAATGCAAGCCGCCGTCGCTGCCTCGCACCAGGCTGCGCAAGGTCTGGTAGGCCGTGAAATTGACACCGCGTGCCTGGTGACGCTGCAACAGGTCGAGGAACGGCTCCTCGACGAAACAGGGCGCGGCAGCCGCCCACTCCTGGCGCGATTGCCACCGCAGGTATTGCAACACCCGACTGCCATCGACACTGGCCTGAATGCTGACACCCAGCAGACCATCGCAACGGCTGGCGATCTCCTCCGCCCGCAGGACCAACGCCTCGGCCAGGGCCTGTTGCCGAATCGCCGGCACTTCGTACTCGATCATCTGGGTAAACCATAGGGAATGAGGGGTGGCCACCATGAACAGTCTCCTTGCTCGGGGTACTTGCAGCGTGATGGCGAGCAGGGTAAAACCTCGAGTTAAGTCAAGGTCAAGGAATATTTCGATATGCCCAGCAAGGACGTGACGGCGCCGGAACGCCTGCTCAGCGTAGGCCAGTTGGCCGCGCGCAGCGGCGTCGCGGTGACCGCGCTGCACTTCTATGAAAGCAAGGGACTGATCCACAGCACCCGCAACAACGGCAACCAGCGCCGCTTCGAGCGAGCCATGCTACGCCGGGTGGCAGTGATCAAGATGGCGCAGCGCCTGGGAGTACCGCTGGCGCAAGTCGCCGAAGCGCTCGATACCCTGCCCAAAGGGCACACGCCGACCGCTGAAGACTGGCAGCGTTTTTCCGCACGATGGCGAGAAGACCTGACCCAGCGCATCGAAGAATTGATGATGCTGCGCGACCAGCTGGATGGCTGCATTGGCTGCGGCTGCATGTCATTGAAGGAATGTCCGCTGCGCAACCATAGCGACCGCCTCGCCGCGGAAGGCCCGGGGCCACACCCGTTAGGCCCAGACGCTCAGGCAACCACGGCGAAACGTCGCCGGTAGTCACTGGGTGTCAGGCCGGTGACACGCTGGAACACCTTACGAAAGGCACCGGGGTCCTGATAGCCCACGCCCCAGGCAATCTGGTCGACGCTGCGCCGGGTGAACTCCAGCAGGCGGCAGGCACGTCCTACCCGGACCTGCTGGCAGTATTGGGTAGGACGCAATCCGGTCGCCGCGCGAAAACGCCGCAGAAACGTACGCTCTTCGAGCCCGGCACATCCAGCCATAATTGCCAGATTGGCCTCTCGCGCACCACTCCCCTGCAGCCAGTGCTGCACCTTCAGCACGGCTTCATCGCCGTGATCCAGCCTCGGTGTGAACAACGCACCGGGCAGCGGGGTCGGCACCGGATCGACCGCCAGGTAGCGTGCAGTCTCGCGCGCCAGGGTGGCACCCAGGAAACGCTCAAGCAGACGCAGCCCGAGCTCGGTCCAGGCCATCAGCCCGGCCGACGTCATGATGTCGCCATCGTCCAGTACCGCTACGCTGGCATCGGCGCGTACTTGCGGGTAACGCTCGGCCAAGGTCTGGGCGTAATTCCGGTGGGTACTCGCCGAACGCCCGTCCAGCAGGCCACTGGCAGCAATGAAGAACACGCCGATGCACACCGAAGCGAGCACAGTGCCGCGTGCATGCCACTGGCACAAGTGCGCGCGGTGTCGCTCAAGCAGCGCAGGTGCAGGTGCCGGGCCAAGGCTGGGCGGCACCACCAGCACCTTGAGGTCATGGCGCGCGCCCGGCAGGCTGTCGTACACCTCGCAGAGTTCACCGGCCTGATCGAGTTGCCAGTGGCTGATACGGATCGGCACCAGCTTCCCATCACCGAGTTCACAGGCGACCTGATTGGCGACCGTGAACAGGTCGGTCAGCCCATGTACAGCGGCACGCTGCGCATCGGGATAGACCAGCACACCGATTTCCAAGCCTGTACCCATGTCAGTTTTTGCCCTCATTGTGTCGGTCGCGCCAATCCCCATGTCGGTCGTTCAAGCCTATAACTATCGCCACACCACGACCACGCCCAAGGAGGCGCGCAGCATGAGCAAGCAGGCCCTGATTCTCATCGATATCCAGAACGACTACTTCCCCGGTGGCAAATGGACACTCGACCGCGCCGATGCGGCGGCCGACAACGCCGCCCGCCTGCTCGCCGCTGCCCGCGAGCGCGGCGACCTGGTCGTGCATGTGCGCCATGAGTTCGAATCAGCCGATGCGCCGTTTTTTGCCCCTGGCTCGCCAGGCGCCGAGATCCACGCCAAGGTACTGCCGATCAGCAGCGAGCCGGTGGTGCTCAAGCATCAAGTCAACGCGTTTCGCGACACCGAGCTCAAGTCGCTCCTCGACAAGCATGAGGTAAAAAACCTGACCATCGTCGGCGCCATGAGCCACATGTGCATCGATTCGGCAACCCGCGCTGCCGCAGACTTCGGCTACCAGGTCTCGGTGGCGCACGACGCCTGCGCCACGCTGGCCCTGGAGTTCAATGGACAGACGGTGCCCGCATCGCACGTGCACGACTCGGCCATGGCGGCGCTAGCTTTCGCCTTTGCCGCCGTCGAGAGTACCGATACGTTGCTGGCCAAGTAGGCTGGGTGGATCAGATCACCACATTGCGCACGAATCGCGTGGGCTGGTCGCCGTCGTTGCGGTACGCGTAGCGGCAGTCGCTGGGGAAGATGTGGAACTCCCCAGCGCGCAGGCGCAGTTCACCGCTTTCGATCAGCAGCGTCAGACAGCCCTCGGTCACATAGATCTGCTCGCTCCAACCCTCGGCATCAGCCTCACTGGCATAGTGCTCGCCCGGTGCCAGGGTCCACTCCCAGAGCTCGACCTCGCGCCGCGCGGGGCTACTACCCAGCAGTACCGCGCGGCTGTCCGGCTGCTCACCGGCCCAGGCCAGCTCATTGATGCGTGCAGGATCGCGTTGCTCGGGCGCCTGGATCAGCGTACTGAACGCCACACCCAGCGCTTCGGCGATCAGGTCGAGGGTGGTGAGGCTGACGTTCTTCTCGCCTGCCTCGATGGCAACCAGCATGCGCCGACTGACACCAGAGCTTTCGGCCAAGGCGGTCTGGCTCAGCCCCCTGTCGTTACGCAGGCGGCGGATGTTCTGACTGACGTGCTGCAGCACCGAAGCGCGGTGCGAGGAATCTTTGTGCACTATATTGCTCACTGGTAGGAATTGCGCAGTATACTGCCCACTTTGCGGCGATTGTGCGCCGCCCCTTCCGAGTGCGCAAGACCATGACCCACACCAGCAGCAGCCCGCGGCCGTCCGTATCCTTTCGCCTGAGCAAAGCCGAATGGGTGCTGGTGTTCATCACCATGCTCTGGGGCGGCACCTTCCTGATCGTGCACAACGTCATGAGCGTGAGCGGACCGATGTTCTTCGTCGGCCTGCGATTCGCGGCAGCGGCACTGTTCGTCGGGCTGGTATCGGCGCGAGCGTTGTCGGGCCTGACGTTCACCGAACTCAAGGCCGGCGTACTGATCGGTGTATCGATCATGCTCGGCTACGGCTTGCAGACCATGGGCCTGCAAACCATCAGCAGCAGCCAGTCGGCCTTCATCACAGCCCTCTACGTACCCTTCGTGCCGCTGTTGCAATGGTTGGTGCTGGGACGCCGGCCCGGCCTGATGCCAAGCATCGGTATCTGCCTGGCCTTTGTCGGGCTGATGCTGTTGGCCGGCCCTGAGGGTGGTGCGCTGAATTTCAGCGAAGGCGAAATCGTGACCTTGGTCAGCGCCGTGGCCATCGCCGGCGAGATCATCCTGATCAGCCGTTATGCCGGAAAGGTCGATGTGCGCCGGGTCACCGTGGTGCAACTGGCAACTGCCTCGGCACTATCATTCCTGATGATCGTTCCGACCCAGGAGCGCATCCCGGATTTCTCCTGGCTGCTGTTGGCCAGCGCCCTTGGCCTGGGCGCCATGAGCGCGGTAATCCAGGTGGCGATGAACTGGGCGCAGAAATCTGTCTCGCCAACCCGTGCCACGCTGATCTATGCCGGCGAACCGGTCTGGGCCGGCATCGTTGGTCGTATCGCAGGGGACCGCTTGCCAGGCGTGGCGCTTATTGGTGGCCTGCTGATCGTGATCGCCGTGGTCGTCAGCGAACTGAAGATTCGCCGCGATCGCGATCCCCTTCCAGAGCCGCAAGGCCTGACGCCAAGCGAAAGCGAGACAGGGCGTTGAACTCCTGATCAGCGGCTATGCTCTGAAAAAAACTGTTATAAAAAAACAGCTTGTCACAGCGCTTTTGTAGGATTCTGCCACAGCTTGCGTGTTGGTGATCACCAGCGTGGCACGTATGATCCATGGCAAACCTCCGTAGATTAGAACGCTATGTCTTTGATAGTGCTATCGCTTCTGCCCTTCATCGGCAGTTGCCTGGCAGCCGTGCTGCCGCACAATGCGCGTAACGCCGAGTCCATTCTCGCCGGGCTCGTGGCCTTGGTCGGCACTGTCCAGGTAGCGCTGCTGTACCCGCAGATCGCCCATGGCGGCGTGATCCGCGAAGAATTCCTCTGGCTGCCCAGCCTCGGGCTCAACCTCGTGCTGCGCATGGATGGATTCGCCTGGCTGTTCTCGTTGCTGGTGCTGGGCATCGGCACATTGGTGTCGCTGTATGCGCGCTACTACATGTCACCCCAAGACCCCGTGCCACGATTCTTTGCCTTCTTCCTGGCATTCATGGGCGCAATGCTCGGGCTGGTGATTTCCGGCAACCTGATTCAGCTGGTGTTCTTCTGGGAGCTGACCAGCCTGTTCTCCTTCCTCCTCATCGGCTACTGGCACCACCGCAGCGATGCCCGCCGCGGCGCTTACATGGCGCTGATGGTCACGGGTGCAGGTGGTTTGTGCCTGCTGGTCGGCGCCTTGCTGCTGGGCCATGTGGTCGGCAGCTATGACCTGGACAAGGTCCTGGCCGCTGGCGAAACCGTCCGCCAGCACGCGCTCTATCCTGTGTTGCTGCCGCTGATCCTGATTGGCGCCCTGAGCAAGAGCGCGCAGTTCCCCTTCCAGTTCTGGCTACCGCATGCCATGGCTGCCCCCACGCCGGTCTCGGCCTATCTGCATTCGGCGACCATGGTCAAGGCCGGAGTGTTCCTGCTGGCACGCCTATGGCCAACGCTGTCGGGCACCGAGGAGTGGTTCTGGATCGTCGGCGGGGCAGGCGCCTGTACCCTCCTGCTGGGGGCCTTCGCGGCGATGTTCCAGAATGACCTCAAGGGGCTGCTGGCCTATTCGACCATCAGCCACCTGGGCCTGATCACCCTGCTGCTGGGCCTCAACAGCCCGCTGGCCGCTGTCGCGGCAGTGTTCCACATCCTCAACCACGCCACCTTCAAGGCCTCGCTGTTCATGGCCGCCGGCATCATCGACCATGAAAGCGGCACCCGCGACATTCGCCGTCTCAGCGGCCTGATACGCCTGGTACCCTATACCGCCACCCTGGCCATGGTCGCCAGTGCGTCCATGGCCGGCGTACCTCTGATGAACGGCTTCCTCTCCAAGGAAATGTTCTTCGCCGAAACCGTATTCATCAGCTCCAGCGCCTGGGTCGAGGCCGCCTTGCCGGTGATCGCCACCCTTGCAGGCACGTTCAGCGTTGCCTACGCCCTGCGTTTCACGGTCGACGTGTTCTTCGGCCCGACCGCCCAGGACCTTCCGCATACCCCCCACGAACCCCCGCGCTGGATGCGCGCGCCGGTCGAACTGCTGGTCCTGACCTGCCTGGTAGTCGGCATCTTCCCTGCCCAGTCGGTGGGCCCGCTGCTCGCCGCCGCAGCGTTGCCGGTGGTGGGCGGCACCCTGCCGGAATACAGCCTGGCCATCTGGCATGGCTGGAACGCCCCCCTGATCATGAGCCTGATCGCCATGTGCGGCGGCGTGGTGCTCTACCTGTTGCTGCGCAAACAGTTGCGCCTGGGCCGCTTCCCCTACCCGCCACTGATCGAACGCTTCAATGGCAAGCGGCTGTTCGAGCACGGACTGGTACGTCTGATGCTGCTGGCCCGGCACCTCGAAGGACTGTTGACCAGCCGCCGTCTGCAGACCCAGCTGTTCATGCTGGTGGTCGCCGCCTTCCTCGCCGGCCTCACCCCCATGCTGTACAGCGGCATCAGCTGGGGGGACCGCCCCAAGATTCCGGGGTCCGGCGTATTCGTCGCCATGTGGCTGATTGCAATTGCCTGTGCCATCGGCGCAGCCTGGCAGGCCAAATACCACCGTCTGGCTGCGCTGATCATGGTCAGCGTCTGCGGCCTGATGACGTGCATCACCTTCGTCTGGTTCTCTGCCCCTGACCTTGCACTCACGCAACTGGTGGTCGAAGTCGTCACCACAGTGTTGATCCTGCTGGGCCTGCGCTGGCTGCCGCGCCGAATCGAAGGCGTCTCTCCCCTGCCAGGCAGCCAGGAGCGTGCACGCTTGCGACGCCTGCGCGACCTGCTGCTGGCAGTGCTGGTCGGCGGCGGTATGGCCCTGCTGTCGTACGCCATGTTGACCCGTCCTACACCCAACGACATCTCATCGTTCTACCTGAGCCGTGCACTCCCCGAGGGTGGCGGTACCAATGTGGTCAACGTGATGCTGGTGGACTTCCGCGGCTTCGATACATTGGGTGAAATCACTGTACTGGTCGCCGTGGCGCTGACGGTCTTCGCCCTGCTGCGCCGCTTCCGCCCACCGAAAGAGAGCATGCAGCTGCCGACGCAACAGCGCCAGCTGGCGCCAGACGTGATCACCGACCTGGTCAACCCACGGCATGTCACCGATACCGCGCTGGGCTTCATGATGGTGCCTGCGGTGCTGGTACGCCTGCTGCTGCCGATCGCCCTGCTGGTCTCGATGTACCTGTTCATGCGCGGCCACAACCAACCAGGCGGCGGCTTCGTCGCCGGGCTGGTGATGTCGGTGGCGTTCATCCTCCAGTACATGGTCGCAGGCACTCAGTGGGTCGAGGCCCAGATGAGCCTGCGGCCGCTGCGCTGGATGGGCACCGGCCTGCTGTGCGCCACGCTTACCGGCATAGGTGCCATGTTGCTGGGTTATCCGTTCCTCACTACCCACACTGCGCACCTGCATCTGCCGTTGCTCGGTGACATCCATGTCGCCAGCGCCTTGTTCTTCGATATCGGCGTGTACACCGTGGTTGTCGGCTCCACGCTCTTGATCCTGACCGCCCTGGCACACCAATCGGTGCGTGCCTATCGCCCGGGCCATCCGAAATCCAGCCAGACAGGAGCCGCCTGATGGAAGAAGTCATCGCAGTCGCCATCGGCGTACTGGCCGCCTCCGGAGTCTGGCTGGTACTGCGCCCACGGACCTACCAGGTCATCATGGGCCTGTGCCTGCTCTCCTACGGCGTCAATTTGTTCATCTTCAGCATGGGCAGCCTGTTCATCGGCAAGGAGCCGATCATCAAGGAGGGCGTCCCACAGGACCTGCTGAACTACACCGACCCACTACCCCAGGCGCTGGTGTTGACCGCCATCGTCATCAGCTTCGCCATGACCGCCCTGTTCCTGGTGGTCCTGCTGGCCTCGCGCGGCCTGACCGGCACCGACCATGTCGATGGCCGGGAGCGTGAGGAATGAGCTGGATGAATCAACTGATTGTCGCCCCGATCCTGCTACCGCTGGTAACCGCAGCGATCATGCTGCTGATCGGTGAAAAGCACCGCCAGTTCAAGGCCCGCCTGAACCTGCTGTCGAGCCTGATCGGCTTGGGTGTCGCCGTGACGCTGTTGATGTGGGTACGCGGCCAGGGTCAGGCCGAGTCCATCGGTGTCTACCTGCCAGGCAACTGGCCGGCGCCGTTCGGTATCGTGCTGGTACTCGATCACCTGTCCGCACTGCTGCTTACCCTGACCGGTGTAATCGGCGTCAGCGCCCTGCTGTTCGCCCGCGCCCGCTGGGACGGCGCCGGCGCCAGCTTCCACGCACTGTTCCAGATTCAGCTGATGGGCCTTTACGGCGCGTTCCTGACCGCCGATCTCTTCAACCTGTTCGTGTTCTTCGAAGTGCTGCTGGCGGCGTCCTATGGCCTGCTGCTGCACGGTTCGGGACGCGCGCGGGTCAGGGCCGGGCTGCACTACATCGCCATCAACCTGTTCGCCTCTTCCCTGTTCCTGGTTGGCGCCGCCATGCTCTATGGCGTGACGGGCACGCTGAACATGGCCGACCTGGCGCTGAAGATCCCGTTGGTCGCAGAAGCCGATCGTGGCTTGCTGCACGCCGGAGCGGCGATCCTG
The Pseudomonas putida genome window above contains:
- a CDS encoding alpha/beta hydrolase family protein; amino-acid sequence: MAIQSEQVELQVEGESIAGTLVSPGSKMPGILFVHGWGGSQQRDLARARQITGLGCVCMTFDLRGHEKTESQRLTVTREQNLTDLLAAYDRLASHPAVDPGAIALIGSSYGGYLATLLTAHRPVKWLAMRVPALYWDDEWDTPKQALDRQRLNHYRQRILGPADNRALAACAEFAGDVLLVESEHDDYVPHNTLMSYRSAFVGAHSLTHRIVDGADHALSSEESQKAYSSILGTWIGEMVIGARLDRYPHYAPWYA
- the rhtA gene encoding threonine/homoserine exporter RhtA, with the protein product MNTQPRSLAATLFPIGLLLIAMASIQSGASLAKSMFPVVGAQGTTTLRLIFASIIMLALLRPWRARFNASTLRSVIIYGLALGGMNFLFYMSLRTVPLGIAVALEFTGPLAVAIFASRRALDFLWIALAIVGLLLLIPTGQTGASLDLTGAAYALGAGVCWALYILYGQRAGAENGIQTAALGVLIAALFVAPIGIAHAGSALLTPALIPVALAVAILSTALPYSLEMVALTRMPARTFGTLMSIEPAFGALSGLLFLGEVLSLTQWLAILAIITASVGATLSMRKESSPPVAAD
- a CDS encoding antibiotic biosynthesis monooxygenase; this translates as MVATPHSLWFTQMIEYEVPAIRQQALAEALVLRAEEIASRCDGLLGVSIQASVDGSRVLQYLRWQSRQEWAAAAPCFVEEPFLDLLQRHQARGVNFTAYQTLRSLVRGSDGGLHCEVGEPQAYQGA
- a CDS encoding DUF3182 family protein gives rise to the protein MAHPHESKIAVVLLDTRERTPDHEYATRQKLAEILAQLLGIPVFNPGQPAGQANHYYYLPTETLIGQQQGIRSEQDLFGGLVSHPYMATKAISHPLPANAVFPPGWTDAFAQQASGALLRGYTVFSKDDARRAADLLLRSGPVRVKPVLARAGRGQQVIDTLDALAPLLATLDDKALGLWGLVLEEDLHEVETFSVGQVRVAGLTCSYYGTQQLTQDHQGQQVYGGSDLMVVRGDYQALLQRPLEDYLRLAINQAMTYEQAAERHFPGFIASRRNYDIARGLDARGHLRSGVLEQSWRQGGASSAELLAVRAFADDPTLQQVRASTHEVFGTPELPADATLFYEGDDSELGQFCKFARIREHGHSE
- a CDS encoding aminopeptidase P family protein, with amino-acid sequence MSSLNPLKESIPARLARVRDVMAREGVDALLVPSADPHLSEYLPGHWQGRQWLSGFQGSVGTLVVAAEFAGLWVDSRYWEQAEKELAGSGIELMKLLPGQPGALDWLGEQVASGGAVAVDGAVMALAFARQLGERLSARNVRLLTDRDLLGEVWGDRPALPGNPVYQHLPPHATVSRAQKLGELRQALDSKGADWHFIATLDDIAWLFNLRGSDVSYNPVFVSFALIGRDQATLFVGQDKINTHLRQVLAADGIQVRDYAEVGQALASLVGGTRLLVDPARVTQGLLDKLDERVALVEGINPTTLSKSRKGEADLVHIRQVMEQDGAALCEFFAWFEANLGRETITELTVDEQLSAARARRPDFVSLSFSTIAAFNANGAMPHYRATEQSHAVIEGNGLLLIDSGGQYLGGTTDITRMVPIGTPSLEQKKDCTRVLKGVIALSRATFPRGILSPLLDAIARAPIWADQVDYGHGTGHGVGYFMNVHEGPQVIAYQAATTPQTAMQAGMISSIEPGTYRPRAWGVRIENLVVNREVGNSAFGDFLAFETLTLCPIDTRCLLPELLDVSERQWLNRYHQTVYERLAPLLQGDALAWLRLRTQPV
- the soxR gene encoding redox-sensitive transcriptional activator SoxR; this translates as MPSKDVTAPERLLSVGQLAARSGVAVTALHFYESKGLIHSTRNNGNQRRFERAMLRRVAVIKMAQRLGVPLAQVAEALDTLPKGHTPTAEDWQRFSARWREDLTQRIEELMMLRDQLDGCIGCGCMSLKECPLRNHSDRLAAEGPGPHPLGPDAQATTAKRRR